The Juglans microcarpa x Juglans regia isolate MS1-56 chromosome 2S, Jm3101_v1.0, whole genome shotgun sequence genome has a window encoding:
- the LOC121252942 gene encoding UDP-N-acetylglucosamine transporter ROCK1 isoform X1, translated as MAAVKPKGSQWSSENTNARVWLYSALLTLQYGAQPLISKCFIGKEVIVTSSVLMCEIAKVICALIVMAKDGSLEKVYNEWTLVGALTASGLPAAIYALQNSLLQISYKNLDSLTFSILNQTKIIFTALFTYLILRQKQSIQQIGALFLLIVAAVLLSIGEGSRKGSRSGSSDQILFYGIIPVLVASLLSGLASALCQWASQVKKHSSYLMTVEMSFVGSLCLLISTSKSPDGEAIRRHGFLYGWTPLTLIPVLSNAFGGILVGLVTSHAGGVRKGFVIVSALIATALLQFVFEGKPPSFFCLVALPLVLCSISIYQKYPYQVKKKES; from the exons ATGGCGGCGGTGAAGCCCAAGGGCTCCCAATGGAGCTCCGAGAACACGAACGCGAGGGTCTGGCTCTACTCGGCCCTGCTCACCCTGCAATATGGAGCTCAGCCTTTGATCTCCAAGTGCTTCATCGG AAAAGAAGTTATTGTGACGTCATCTGTTTTGATGTGTGAGATAGCAAAG gtaATATGTGCCTTAATTGTCATGGCAAAAGATGGCAGTTTAGAGAAAGTTTACAATGAGTGGACTTTGGTTGGTGCGTTGACTGCATCAGGACTTCCTGCTGCAATATATGCACTGCAAAATAGTCTACTGCAGATTTCTTACAAGAATCTTGATTCACTCACCTTCTCAATACTGAACcagacaaaaataattttcactgCTTTGTTTACATACTTGATTTTGAG GCAGAAGCAATCAATTCAACAAATTGGGGCCCTATTCTTGTTGATAGTTGCAGCTGTTCTCCTAAGCATAGGTGAAGGCTCTAGAAAAGGATCTAGAAGTGGTAGCTCtgatcaaatattattttatggaatcATTCCTGTATTGGTTGCCTCTTTACTCTCAGGACTGGCTTCTGCTTTATGTCAATGGGCTTCTCAG GTTAAGAAACACTCATCGTACTTGATGACTGTAGAAATGTCTTTTGTTGGAAGCCTGTGCTTGTTGATTAGTACCTCTAAGTCACCAGATGGAGAAGCTATCAGACGGCACGGATTCTTATATGGTTGGACTCCTCTCACTTTG aTACCAGTTCTATCCAATGCCTTCGGTGGAATTCTTGTTGGGCTAGTTACAAGCCATGCCGGAGGTGTTAGAAAG GGGTTTGTCATTGTTTCTGCACTTATTGCCACGGCTTTGCTGCAGTTCGTTTTTGAAGGGAAACCGCCTTCATTTTTCTGTCTTGTGGCTCTGCCACTGGTGCTTTGTAGCATTTCAATATACCAGAAATACCCGTACCAAGTTAAAAAGAAGGAATCATAA
- the LOC121252942 gene encoding UDP-N-acetylglucosamine transporter ROCK1 isoform X2: protein MAAVKPKGSQWSSENTNARVWLYSALLTLQYGAQPLISKCFIGKEVIVTSSVLMCEIAKVICALIVMAKDGSLEKVYNEWTLVGALTASGLPAAIYALQNSLLQISYKNLDSLTFSILNQTKIIFTALFTYLILRQKQSIQQIGALFLLIVAAVLLSIGEGSRKGSRSGSSDQILFYGIIPVLVASLLSGLASALCQWASQVKKHSSYLMTVEMSFVGSLCLLISTSKSPDGEAIRRHGFLYGWTPLTLIPVLSNAFGGILVGLVTSHAGGVRKASLIP from the exons ATGGCGGCGGTGAAGCCCAAGGGCTCCCAATGGAGCTCCGAGAACACGAACGCGAGGGTCTGGCTCTACTCGGCCCTGCTCACCCTGCAATATGGAGCTCAGCCTTTGATCTCCAAGTGCTTCATCGG AAAAGAAGTTATTGTGACGTCATCTGTTTTGATGTGTGAGATAGCAAAG gtaATATGTGCCTTAATTGTCATGGCAAAAGATGGCAGTTTAGAGAAAGTTTACAATGAGTGGACTTTGGTTGGTGCGTTGACTGCATCAGGACTTCCTGCTGCAATATATGCACTGCAAAATAGTCTACTGCAGATTTCTTACAAGAATCTTGATTCACTCACCTTCTCAATACTGAACcagacaaaaataattttcactgCTTTGTTTACATACTTGATTTTGAG GCAGAAGCAATCAATTCAACAAATTGGGGCCCTATTCTTGTTGATAGTTGCAGCTGTTCTCCTAAGCATAGGTGAAGGCTCTAGAAAAGGATCTAGAAGTGGTAGCTCtgatcaaatattattttatggaatcATTCCTGTATTGGTTGCCTCTTTACTCTCAGGACTGGCTTCTGCTTTATGTCAATGGGCTTCTCAG GTTAAGAAACACTCATCGTACTTGATGACTGTAGAAATGTCTTTTGTTGGAAGCCTGTGCTTGTTGATTAGTACCTCTAAGTCACCAGATGGAGAAGCTATCAGACGGCACGGATTCTTATATGGTTGGACTCCTCTCACTTTG aTACCAGTTCTATCCAATGCCTTCGGTGGAATTCTTGTTGGGCTAGTTACAAGCCATGCCGGAGGTGTTAGAAAGGCAAGTCTGATTCCGTAA
- the LOC121252942 gene encoding UDP-N-acetylglucosamine transporter ROCK1 isoform X3, whose protein sequence is MCEIAKVICALIVMAKDGSLEKVYNEWTLVGALTASGLPAAIYALQNSLLQISYKNLDSLTFSILNQTKIIFTALFTYLILRQKQSIQQIGALFLLIVAAVLLSIGEGSRKGSRSGSSDQILFYGIIPVLVASLLSGLASALCQWASQVKKHSSYLMTVEMSFVGSLCLLISTSKSPDGEAIRRHGFLYGWTPLTLIPVLSNAFGGILVGLVTSHAGGVRKGFVIVSALIATALLQFVFEGKPPSFFCLVALPLVLCSISIYQKYPYQVKKKES, encoded by the exons ATGTGTGAGATAGCAAAG gtaATATGTGCCTTAATTGTCATGGCAAAAGATGGCAGTTTAGAGAAAGTTTACAATGAGTGGACTTTGGTTGGTGCGTTGACTGCATCAGGACTTCCTGCTGCAATATATGCACTGCAAAATAGTCTACTGCAGATTTCTTACAAGAATCTTGATTCACTCACCTTCTCAATACTGAACcagacaaaaataattttcactgCTTTGTTTACATACTTGATTTTGAG GCAGAAGCAATCAATTCAACAAATTGGGGCCCTATTCTTGTTGATAGTTGCAGCTGTTCTCCTAAGCATAGGTGAAGGCTCTAGAAAAGGATCTAGAAGTGGTAGCTCtgatcaaatattattttatggaatcATTCCTGTATTGGTTGCCTCTTTACTCTCAGGACTGGCTTCTGCTTTATGTCAATGGGCTTCTCAG GTTAAGAAACACTCATCGTACTTGATGACTGTAGAAATGTCTTTTGTTGGAAGCCTGTGCTTGTTGATTAGTACCTCTAAGTCACCAGATGGAGAAGCTATCAGACGGCACGGATTCTTATATGGTTGGACTCCTCTCACTTTG aTACCAGTTCTATCCAATGCCTTCGGTGGAATTCTTGTTGGGCTAGTTACAAGCCATGCCGGAGGTGTTAGAAAG GGGTTTGTCATTGTTTCTGCACTTATTGCCACGGCTTTGCTGCAGTTCGTTTTTGAAGGGAAACCGCCTTCATTTTTCTGTCTTGTGGCTCTGCCACTGGTGCTTTGTAGCATTTCAATATACCAGAAATACCCGTACCAAGTTAAAAAGAAGGAATCATAA